Below is a genomic region from Methanosphaera sp. ISO3-F5.
AAATCAGGGACAGTTATCCTAAATATATTTTAACCTTAGATTCTATGAAACTACCAACTGAAGACATAATACATAAAAATATAATGGATTTTCTAACAGATGATGAAATATAACTACTTAGGCAATATAGCATTAGTACATTGCAGTCACTTTTTGCAATGTTTTCTTTTCCATTTTGGTGTATGTGTAACAAATTCTGTTTTTATTCGTTATACAAACGTAAAACGAAACAAAAAAAATATAAAAAAAATCAGCAACAATTCCAACACAAAACGATAATCATGACAAGTACTCATATCCTAAAAAAATAGTATTGGAGTTGATGGGGGATTATATTAGTTTTTCAAGGAAGTTTCTTGAAACTTCATTGATTTTTATCTAAGTGTTCTTGTGTTTTTCCTTCAGCTGTGATTCTAACATATTCATTACCGAAAAACCCATATCAATGCTATGATTTTTATAGAATTATTGATGCTTAACTGTTATTAACTAATATGAATTATTATTCTTTTTTATTAATTATCTTTTTCTAATATTCTTTCTAACATTTTCTGTAATTCAGGAATATCTTCTTCCATTGTATCCCATAATTCTATGAAGTTTATACCCATATAATTGTGTGCAAATATATTTCTCATTCTTACAATATCACTCCAAGGAATTTGTGGATGTTTTTCTAAATATTCCTTAGATAATTTATTTACAGATTCTCCTAAATCTATGATAACCATCGAAACAGCTAATTGGTATGCTTTATCTGTTATTAAGTCATGTATATGAATCTCCAAATCTGTCTTTTAAGTAATAAATATTATCACATAATTCAATCATGTATTCATCAGATTTTTTCATACAATAATACTCCTTCTTTTTTAATACGTTTGATGAACTCTTGATTATTTATCCCAGTGGAAATAGCATCAACAGAACATCCAAAAGCTTCTTCTAATTTGTTTATTAATGCAGCATGTTGTAATAATCCACGTAATCCTCCATTATCAAAATAAAAATCAATATCACTTTCTTCAGTTGCTTCACCCCTAGCATATGGTCCAAACAAACTTAAACTATCCACATCAAATGCTTTAGCAATAGGAACAGCTTTTTTTCTAATTTCATCAATGGTATAAATCATAGTATCACTATATAATCATAGGTGTAGAAAAATTATATAATTATTTAGTAATTAACACAATTTTCATAAAAAGTAATTGGGGTTAGTGGGGGATTATATATGTTTTTCAAGGAATTTTGTTGAAACTTCACTTATTTTATCTAAGTGTTCTTGTGTTTTTCCTTCAGCTGTGATTCTAACGTATGGTTCTGTACCTGATGGTCTAACCAATACCCAGCTTCCATCAGTAAATAATACTCTGACTCCATCAATTGTCAATACTTCTTCCACATCACTGAATTCATCAACAAATGATTCTTCAACACTTTTCATAACACTTTCTTTTTTATCATTACTGCATGTTATCTTTTCACGTATTGTTGGATAACTTTCAATGGCATCTAATTGTTCTGATAGTTTTCCATTCTTTTGGATACATCTTACTATTCTTAAACCGGATAGTAATCCGTCTGGGCACATGCAGAAGTCTGGATGAAGCCATGTTCCACTTGGTTCTCCACCGAATGTTGCATTGTTTTCATTGATGGATTCGGCTACGTGAACGTCTCCTACTGGTGTGCGTAATACTTTGCCTCCAAGTTTTTTCATCTCAGTATCTAGACATGCTGATGCATCAACTGTAGTTACTACTGTTCCTCCGAATTCCTTGGCAATGACTGTTAGTAGTTTATCAAAATCGGATATGTAACCGTTTTCGTCGATTGCTATCATGCGGTCGGCGTCACCGTCATGGGCAAGGCCTACATCTGCGCCTAATACTTTTACGGTTTTCATAAGTTCTTGAAGGTTTGCACTGTTTGGTTCTGGGTTACGTCCTGGGAAGAATCCGTCTGGTTGTGCGTTAAGTGTTATTACTTCCATTCCTGCACGTCTTAGTGCTTCTGGTGATAGTTCTGAACCAGCACCACTTGCACAGTCAACAACTACTTTTAATGGTTTTGTTGGGTCAATTCCGGATACTTTTATGATATCATCCACGTATTCGTCCTTAAATGGTGTGATGTCATATTCTTTACCTACTTTGTCCCATCCTACTTTTTCAAAGTCTTGTTCGTAGACGATTCTTTCGATTTCTCTTTCCTGGTTTTGTTTGTATGCTAGTCCGTCTGCATTCCATAATTTTATACCATTATACTTTGATGGGTTGTGTGAAGCTGTGATCATTATACCTGCATCTGCACCTTTTTTTAGTGTGGCATATCCTACTGTTGGTGTTGGTACCATTCCTAGCAGTAATACGTCACATCCGCATTCTTGTAGTCCTGCTGATATGATGTTTTCTAGTATTTTTCCACTGGTCCTGGTGTCACGTCCTAGCACTACTTTTTTGCCACATCCTCCAATGTATTTTGCTAGTGCTCGTGCTACGTCTAATGCTAGTTCTGGTGTCACATCTTTCTGGTATTCTCCACGTATTCCTGATGTTCCAAAGAGTTTTGGTATGTTTGTCATCTATTTTTTTCTCCTATGAAAGTGTAATTGTTTGAATCTTTTAAAAATAATATTTTTTATTAATAGTCTAAAGAAATATGGGGGGGGTTAAGGATTTGTTTAGAGTAATGTTTTATGCTCCAAATTTGCTGGTTACATTCATCAGATCTCTAATCATTTGTAGTACGTCTGATCCTCTGATACGGCATAGTCCTCCTTTTGCTGCTTGTCTTTCTCCGTATTCTGTGATGTCATCTACACGTAATCCGTCGGCTTTCATGAATACTGGTACTGGGTCTCCTGTATGGTCTCCTACTCCTACTGGTGTGGAGTGGTCTGCTGTTACGAATAGTACGATGTCATCAAGTTGGCTTACTTCTTTCATTATCACTGAATCAATTTTTTCTATGAAGTCTCTTTTACCGAATATGTCTCCGTCGTGTCCTGCTTCGTCTGCTCCGTCAACGTTTATGAGCATGAAGTCGTAGGTGTCGTCTTTCATGTATTTTATTATGTAGTCACGTACACTTTCTATGTCTGTGTTTATTCCTCCTGTTGCTCCTGGTATGTCTACTATGTCGAGTCCTGCTATTTTTGCTATTCCTTTGATTAGTCCGGTTTCTGCTACGCATACGCCTTTGAGTCCGTATTTTTCTTCGAATGATGGTACGTTTGGTACTGCTCCTACTCCTCTTGGTAGTACGATGTTTGCTGGGTTTTCACCATTTTTTATTCTTTCCTGGTTTACTGGGTGGTCTTTTAGTAGTTCGTAGGATTGTTTTACGAATTTGTTCACTAGGTCTGCGGTGTATTTTGCTTCTTCTGAGTCGTCTAATGCTTTTACTGTTTTTGGTTTGTTTCCTTCATGTTTTGGGTCTGCGTCACTTATTTGGTCGGATAGTCCTTCGCCTCTTAGTACTAGTACTGCTCTGTGTGCGTCTGATTCTTTGAAGATTACTTCTACGTTGTCGTCTAGTTTCATTGTGTTGATTGTTTCTGCGATTTTGTCTGTTCCTTCCATTATTCTTCCTGCACGTCTGTCGATTACGGTGAGGTCATCTTCTGCTGTTGAGAAGTTACATCTGAATGCTACGTCTCCTGGTTTTACGTCAACGTTTACT
It encodes:
- a CDS encoding DUF86 domain-containing protein, whose product is MEIHIHDLITDKAYQLAVSMVIIDLGESVNKLSKEYLEKHPQIPWSDIVRMRNIFAHNYMGINFIELWDTMEEDIPELQKMLERILEKDN
- a CDS encoding nucleotidyltransferase family protein, whose protein sequence is MIYTIDEIRKKAVPIAKAFDVDSLSLFGPYARGEATEESDIDFYFDNGGLRGLLQHAALINKLEEAFGCSVDAISTGINNQEFIKRIKKEGVLLYEKI
- the glmM gene encoding phosphoglucosamine mutase; translation: MTNIPKLFGTSGIRGEYQKDVTPELALDVARALAKYIGGCGKKVVLGRDTRTSGKILENIISAGLQECGCDVLLLGMVPTPTVGYATLKKGADAGIMITASHNPSKYNGIKLWNADGLAYKQNQEREIERIVYEQDFEKVGWDKVGKEYDITPFKDEYVDDIIKVSGIDPTKPLKVVVDCASGAGSELSPEALRRAGMEVITLNAQPDGFFPGRNPEPNSANLQELMKTVKVLGADVGLAHDGDADRMIAIDENGYISDFDKLLTVIAKEFGGTVVTTVDASACLDTEMKKLGGKVLRTPVGDVHVAESINENNATFGGEPSGTWLHPDFCMCPDGLLSGLRIVRCIQKNGKLSEQLDAIESYPTIREKITCSNDKKESVMKSVEESFVDEFSDVEEVLTIDGVRVLFTDGSWVLVRPSGTEPYVRITAEGKTQEHLDKISEVSTKFLEKHI
- a CDS encoding 2,3-bisphosphoglycerate-independent phosphoglycerate mutase — its product is MKGIIFVIDGMGDRPVKELDNKTPLEAANTPYMNKMVEEGITGIMDTIRPGVRPGSDTAHLTLLGYDPYEVYTGRGPFEAAGVNVDVKPGDVAFRCNFSTAEDDLTVIDRRAGRIMEGTDKIAETINTMKLDDNVEVIFKESDAHRAVLVLRGEGLSDQISDADPKHEGNKPKTVKALDDSEEAKYTADLVNKFVKQSYELLKDHPVNQERIKNGENPANIVLPRGVGAVPNVPSFEEKYGLKGVCVAETGLIKGIAKIAGLDIVDIPGATGGINTDIESVRDYIIKYMKDDTYDFMLINVDGADEAGHDGDIFGKRDFIEKIDSVIMKEVSQLDDIVLFVTADHSTPVGVGDHTGDPVPVFMKADGLRVDDITEYGERQAAKGGLCRIRGSDVLQMIRDLMNVTSKFGA